The proteins below come from a single Cannabis sativa cultivar Pink pepper isolate KNU-18-1 chromosome 3, ASM2916894v1, whole genome shotgun sequence genomic window:
- the LOC115709951 gene encoding protein PTST homolog 3, chloroplastic isoform X3 — MAATLYHFPTFNSLHPYKLFFLNPNKRQELKLARYTQQNPPHKRCRFRVSSVKKSRKMKDNVELCREIREFMAVVGLPESHVPTMKDFSQRGRSDLAYIVRRRGYKVIGELLASSNKTDSEGFILEKRGNETKDAVDGDGEVKDEEDSVVFGDFPSSIEASVEGNCSSSLVMDVNANSDDYYHVPVEGLEGYNEKGDDINEDGSLANEVSSMENHLASSSIAPVFNSENHVQDEKPGPVEASLYSLEVDNEKGDSVSSNISSGFNTGIHNRGDDLTVGDGMLNTASESADIFPVEEKILQNLQIEDNSNAEDFTLENKTLITEKHLNSSNTDTDFNSDEPSSVPVDLSALSLEEKVANFMHYGHLDTVEDDSYGILSETGTEKSPEYIECVDADKVQAAASTSEHSENVLSGGNEAITLNGSTTKSTEVVVAVAGNCSLRDENLSAEEESAQFNNDWDSEHQKEQELSRLREEIEKQKNDLSVLQAKAETEISKAQKLIFEKDAELQAAEETLSGLVEVEITYCGDGETVEVTGTFNGWHHCIKMDQDPQSTATDPSGSRKSKLWSTVLWLYPGVYEIKFIIDGHWKIDPDRETITQGNICNNILRVEG; from the exons ATGGCAGCCACCCTTTACCACTTCCCAACCTTTAACTCTCTTCacccgtataaactcttcttcTTGAACCCAAATAAACGGCAAGAACTGAAGCTAGCCCGGTACACCCAACAAAACCCACCTCACAAACGCTGCAGATTTCGAGTATCTTCTGTTAAGAAATCCAG AAAAATGAAAGACAATGTGGAGCTCTGCAGAGAAATACGAGAGTTTATGGCTGTGGTTGGACTACCGGAGAGTCATGTACCCACCATGAAAGATTTTTCCCAGCGTGGAAG GAGTGATCTTGCATACATTGTTAGGCGAAGAGGGTATAAAGTGATTGGAGAGCTTCTTGCAAGTTCAAATAAAACAGATTCTGAAGGGTTTATTTTGGAGAAAAGGGGAAATGAAACTAAAGATGCAGTAGATGGTGATGGTGAAGTTAAG GATGAGGAGGACAGCGTTGTGTTTGGAGATTTTCCATCATCAATTGAAGCTTCTGTGGAGGGAAACTGTTCTAGCAGTTTGGTTATGGATGTAAATGCCAATTCAGATGACTATTATCATGTGCCTGTAGAAGGATTAGAAGGTTACAATGAGAAGGGTGATGATATAAATGAAGATGGTTCTTTAGCAAATGAAGTTTCCAGTATGGAAAATCATTTAGCTAGTTCAAGTATTGCTCCAGTTTTCAACTCTGAAAACCATGTTCAAGATGAAAAGCCTGGACCTGTAGAAGCATCCTTGTATAGTTTAGAAGTTGACAATGAGAAGGGTGACTCAGTTAGTTCTAATATAAGTTCGGGCTTCAATACTGGCATTCACAATCGAGGAGATGATTTAACTGTTGGGGATGGAATGTTGAACACAGCCTCAGAATCTGCTGATATTTTTCCAGTGGAGGAAAAGATCTTGCAAAACTTGCAGATTGAGGATAACAGTAATGCCGAAGACTTTACCTTGGAAAACAAAACTCTGATTACTGAAAAACATCTCAACAGCTCAAACACGGACACAGATTTCAATTCAGATGAACCTAGTTCTGTTCCTGTAGATCTTTCAGCTTTATCTTTGGAGGAAAAGGTGGCAAATTTTATGCACTATGGACATCTAGATACAGTTGAAG ATGATTCCTATGGCATACTAAGTGAGACTGGTACTGAAAAAAGCCCGGAATATATTGAATGTGTGGATGCAGACAAAGTTCAAGCTGCGGCTTCTACCTCTGAGCACTCGGAAAATGTGCTCAGTGGAGGAAATGAGGCTATAACATTGAATGGGAGTACAACAAAATCTACAGAAGTTGTGGTTGCTGTAGCAGGGAACTGTTCTCTTAG AGATGAGAATTTATCAGCTGAAGAAGAAAGTGCTCAGTTCAATAATGATTGGGATAGTGAG CATCAAAAGGAACAGGAATTATCTCGGCTGAGAGAGGAAATTGAGAAACAAAAG aaTGATTTGTCAGTTTTGCAAGCCAAAGCTGAAACAGAAATCAGTAAAGCCCAAAAACTCATTTTTGAAAAAGATGCAGAATTACAAGCTGCTGAAGAAACCCTTTCAGGACTAGTGGAG GTGGAGATAACATATTGTGGGGATGGTGAAACTGTGGAGGTAACTGGTACCTTTAATGGTTGGCATCATTGTATTAAAATGGATCAAGACCCTCAATCAACTGCTACGGATCCCTCTGGATCCAG GAAATCCAAACTTTGGTCAACAGTGCTGTGGCTTTATCCTGGGGTGTATGAG ATTAAATTTATCATTGATGGCCACTGGAAGATTGATCCAGATAGAGAAACAATTACCCAGGGCAACATATGTAACAACATTCTCCGAGTTGAAGGCTGA
- the LOC115709951 gene encoding protein PTST homolog 3, chloroplastic isoform X7, protein MAATLYHFPTFNSLHPYKLFFLNPNKRQELKLARYTQQNPPHKRCRFRVSSVKKSRKMKDNVELCREIREFMAVVGLPESHVPTMKDFSQRGRSDLAYIVRRRGYKVIGELLASSNKTDSEGFILEKRGNETKDAVDGDGEVKDEEDSVVFGDFPSSIEASVEGNCSSSLVMDVNANSDDYYHVPVEGLEGYNEKGDDINEDGSLANEVSSMENHLASSSIAPVFNSENHVQDEKPGPVEASLYSLEVDNEKGDSVSSNISSGFNTGIHNRGDDLTVGDGMLNTASESADIFPVEEKILQNLQIEDNSNAEDFTLENKTLITEKHLNSSNTDTDFNSDEPSSVPVDLSALSLEEKVANFMHYGHLDTVEDKVQAAASTSEHSENVLSGGNEAITLNGSTTKSTEVVVAVAGNCSLRDENLSAEEESAQFNNDWDSEHQKEQELSRLREEIEKQKNDLSVLQAKAETEISKAQKLIFEKDAELQAAEETLSGLVEVEITYCGDGETVEVTGTFNGWHHCIKMDQDPQSTATDPSGSRKSKLWSTVLWLYPGVYEIKFIIDGHWKIDPDRETITQGNICNNILRVEG, encoded by the exons ATGGCAGCCACCCTTTACCACTTCCCAACCTTTAACTCTCTTCacccgtataaactcttcttcTTGAACCCAAATAAACGGCAAGAACTGAAGCTAGCCCGGTACACCCAACAAAACCCACCTCACAAACGCTGCAGATTTCGAGTATCTTCTGTTAAGAAATCCAG AAAAATGAAAGACAATGTGGAGCTCTGCAGAGAAATACGAGAGTTTATGGCTGTGGTTGGACTACCGGAGAGTCATGTACCCACCATGAAAGATTTTTCCCAGCGTGGAAG GAGTGATCTTGCATACATTGTTAGGCGAAGAGGGTATAAAGTGATTGGAGAGCTTCTTGCAAGTTCAAATAAAACAGATTCTGAAGGGTTTATTTTGGAGAAAAGGGGAAATGAAACTAAAGATGCAGTAGATGGTGATGGTGAAGTTAAG GATGAGGAGGACAGCGTTGTGTTTGGAGATTTTCCATCATCAATTGAAGCTTCTGTGGAGGGAAACTGTTCTAGCAGTTTGGTTATGGATGTAAATGCCAATTCAGATGACTATTATCATGTGCCTGTAGAAGGATTAGAAGGTTACAATGAGAAGGGTGATGATATAAATGAAGATGGTTCTTTAGCAAATGAAGTTTCCAGTATGGAAAATCATTTAGCTAGTTCAAGTATTGCTCCAGTTTTCAACTCTGAAAACCATGTTCAAGATGAAAAGCCTGGACCTGTAGAAGCATCCTTGTATAGTTTAGAAGTTGACAATGAGAAGGGTGACTCAGTTAGTTCTAATATAAGTTCGGGCTTCAATACTGGCATTCACAATCGAGGAGATGATTTAACTGTTGGGGATGGAATGTTGAACACAGCCTCAGAATCTGCTGATATTTTTCCAGTGGAGGAAAAGATCTTGCAAAACTTGCAGATTGAGGATAACAGTAATGCCGAAGACTTTACCTTGGAAAACAAAACTCTGATTACTGAAAAACATCTCAACAGCTCAAACACGGACACAGATTTCAATTCAGATGAACCTAGTTCTGTTCCTGTAGATCTTTCAGCTTTATCTTTGGAGGAAAAGGTGGCAAATTTTATGCACTATGGACATCTAGATACAGTTGAAG ACAAAGTTCAAGCTGCGGCTTCTACCTCTGAGCACTCGGAAAATGTGCTCAGTGGAGGAAATGAGGCTATAACATTGAATGGGAGTACAACAAAATCTACAGAAGTTGTGGTTGCTGTAGCAGGGAACTGTTCTCTTAG AGATGAGAATTTATCAGCTGAAGAAGAAAGTGCTCAGTTCAATAATGATTGGGATAGTGAG CATCAAAAGGAACAGGAATTATCTCGGCTGAGAGAGGAAATTGAGAAACAAAAG aaTGATTTGTCAGTTTTGCAAGCCAAAGCTGAAACAGAAATCAGTAAAGCCCAAAAACTCATTTTTGAAAAAGATGCAGAATTACAAGCTGCTGAAGAAACCCTTTCAGGACTAGTGGAG GTGGAGATAACATATTGTGGGGATGGTGAAACTGTGGAGGTAACTGGTACCTTTAATGGTTGGCATCATTGTATTAAAATGGATCAAGACCCTCAATCAACTGCTACGGATCCCTCTGGATCCAG GAAATCCAAACTTTGGTCAACAGTGCTGTGGCTTTATCCTGGGGTGTATGAG ATTAAATTTATCATTGATGGCCACTGGAAGATTGATCCAGATAGAGAAACAATTACCCAGGGCAACATATGTAACAACATTCTCCGAGTTGAAGGCTGA
- the LOC115709951 gene encoding protein PTST homolog 3, chloroplastic isoform X5, whose product MAATLYHFPTFNSLHPYKLFFLNPNKRQELKLARYTQQNPPHKRCRFRVSSVKKSRKMKDNVELCREIREFMAVVGLPESHVPTMKDFSQRGRRRGYKVIGELLASSNKTDSEGFILEKRGNETKDAVDGDGEVKDEEDSVVFGDFPSSIEASVEGNCSSSLVMDVNANSDDYYHVPVEGLEGYNEKGDDINEDGSLANEVSSMENHLASSSIAPVFNSENHVQDEKPGPVEASLYSLEVDNEKGDSVSSNISSGFNTGIHNRGDDLTVGDGMLNTASESADIFPVEEKILQNLQIEDNSNAEDFTLENKTLITEKHLNSSNTDTDFNSDEPSSVPVDLSALSLEEKVANFMHYGHLDTVEDDSYGILSETGTEKSPEYIECVDADKVQAAASTSEHSENVLSGGNEAITLNGSTTKSTEVVVAVAGNCSLRDENLSAEEESAQFNNDWDSEHQKEQELSRLREEIEKQKNDLSVLQAKAETEISKAQKLIFEKDAELQAAEETLSGLVEVEITYCGDGETVEVTGTFNGWHHCIKMDQDPQSTATDPSGSRKSKLWSTVLWLYPGVYEIKFIIDGHWKIDPDRETITQGNICNNILRVEG is encoded by the exons ATGGCAGCCACCCTTTACCACTTCCCAACCTTTAACTCTCTTCacccgtataaactcttcttcTTGAACCCAAATAAACGGCAAGAACTGAAGCTAGCCCGGTACACCCAACAAAACCCACCTCACAAACGCTGCAGATTTCGAGTATCTTCTGTTAAGAAATCCAG AAAAATGAAAGACAATGTGGAGCTCTGCAGAGAAATACGAGAGTTTATGGCTGTGGTTGGACTACCGGAGAGTCATGTACCCACCATGAAAGATTTTTCCCAGCGTGGAAG GCGAAGAGGGTATAAAGTGATTGGAGAGCTTCTTGCAAGTTCAAATAAAACAGATTCTGAAGGGTTTATTTTGGAGAAAAGGGGAAATGAAACTAAAGATGCAGTAGATGGTGATGGTGAAGTTAAG GATGAGGAGGACAGCGTTGTGTTTGGAGATTTTCCATCATCAATTGAAGCTTCTGTGGAGGGAAACTGTTCTAGCAGTTTGGTTATGGATGTAAATGCCAATTCAGATGACTATTATCATGTGCCTGTAGAAGGATTAGAAGGTTACAATGAGAAGGGTGATGATATAAATGAAGATGGTTCTTTAGCAAATGAAGTTTCCAGTATGGAAAATCATTTAGCTAGTTCAAGTATTGCTCCAGTTTTCAACTCTGAAAACCATGTTCAAGATGAAAAGCCTGGACCTGTAGAAGCATCCTTGTATAGTTTAGAAGTTGACAATGAGAAGGGTGACTCAGTTAGTTCTAATATAAGTTCGGGCTTCAATACTGGCATTCACAATCGAGGAGATGATTTAACTGTTGGGGATGGAATGTTGAACACAGCCTCAGAATCTGCTGATATTTTTCCAGTGGAGGAAAAGATCTTGCAAAACTTGCAGATTGAGGATAACAGTAATGCCGAAGACTTTACCTTGGAAAACAAAACTCTGATTACTGAAAAACATCTCAACAGCTCAAACACGGACACAGATTTCAATTCAGATGAACCTAGTTCTGTTCCTGTAGATCTTTCAGCTTTATCTTTGGAGGAAAAGGTGGCAAATTTTATGCACTATGGACATCTAGATACAGTTGAAG ATGATTCCTATGGCATACTAAGTGAGACTGGTACTGAAAAAAGCCCGGAATATATTGAATGTGTGGATGCAGACAAAGTTCAAGCTGCGGCTTCTACCTCTGAGCACTCGGAAAATGTGCTCAGTGGAGGAAATGAGGCTATAACATTGAATGGGAGTACAACAAAATCTACAGAAGTTGTGGTTGCTGTAGCAGGGAACTGTTCTCTTAG AGATGAGAATTTATCAGCTGAAGAAGAAAGTGCTCAGTTCAATAATGATTGGGATAGTGAG CATCAAAAGGAACAGGAATTATCTCGGCTGAGAGAGGAAATTGAGAAACAAAAG aaTGATTTGTCAGTTTTGCAAGCCAAAGCTGAAACAGAAATCAGTAAAGCCCAAAAACTCATTTTTGAAAAAGATGCAGAATTACAAGCTGCTGAAGAAACCCTTTCAGGACTAGTGGAG GTGGAGATAACATATTGTGGGGATGGTGAAACTGTGGAGGTAACTGGTACCTTTAATGGTTGGCATCATTGTATTAAAATGGATCAAGACCCTCAATCAACTGCTACGGATCCCTCTGGATCCAG GAAATCCAAACTTTGGTCAACAGTGCTGTGGCTTTATCCTGGGGTGTATGAG ATTAAATTTATCATTGATGGCCACTGGAAGATTGATCCAGATAGAGAAACAATTACCCAGGGCAACATATGTAACAACATTCTCCGAGTTGAAGGCTGA
- the LOC115709951 gene encoding protein PTST homolog 3, chloroplastic isoform X2, whose amino-acid sequence MAATLYHFPTFNSLHPYKLFFLNPNKRQELKLARYTQQNPPHKRCRFRVSSVKKSRKMKDNVELCREIREFMAVVGLPESHVPTMKDFSQRGRRRGYKVIGELLASSNKTDSEGFILEKRGNETKDAVDGDGEVKDEEDSVVFGDFPSSIEASVEGNCSSSLVMDVNANSDDYYHVPVEGLEGYNEKGDDINEDGSLANEVSSMENHLASSSIAPVFNSENHVQDEKPGPVEASLYSLEVDNEKGDSVSSNISSGFNTGIHNRGDDLTVGDGMLNTASESADIFPVEEKILQNLQIEDNSNAEDFTLENKTLITEKHLNSSNTDTDFNSDEPSSVPVDLSALSLEEKVANFMHYGHLDTVEDDSYGILSETGTEKSPEYIECVDADKVQAAASTSEHSENVLSGGNEAITLNGSTTKSTEVVVAVAGNCSLRDENLSAEEESAQFNNDWDSETIRKGKPVGISELKFLLHQKEQELSRLREEIEKQKNDLSVLQAKAETEISKAQKLIFEKDAELQAAEETLSGLVEVEITYCGDGETVEVTGTFNGWHHCIKMDQDPQSTATDPSGSRKSKLWSTVLWLYPGVYEIKFIIDGHWKIDPDRETITQGNICNNILRVEG is encoded by the exons ATGGCAGCCACCCTTTACCACTTCCCAACCTTTAACTCTCTTCacccgtataaactcttcttcTTGAACCCAAATAAACGGCAAGAACTGAAGCTAGCCCGGTACACCCAACAAAACCCACCTCACAAACGCTGCAGATTTCGAGTATCTTCTGTTAAGAAATCCAG AAAAATGAAAGACAATGTGGAGCTCTGCAGAGAAATACGAGAGTTTATGGCTGTGGTTGGACTACCGGAGAGTCATGTACCCACCATGAAAGATTTTTCCCAGCGTGGAAG GCGAAGAGGGTATAAAGTGATTGGAGAGCTTCTTGCAAGTTCAAATAAAACAGATTCTGAAGGGTTTATTTTGGAGAAAAGGGGAAATGAAACTAAAGATGCAGTAGATGGTGATGGTGAAGTTAAG GATGAGGAGGACAGCGTTGTGTTTGGAGATTTTCCATCATCAATTGAAGCTTCTGTGGAGGGAAACTGTTCTAGCAGTTTGGTTATGGATGTAAATGCCAATTCAGATGACTATTATCATGTGCCTGTAGAAGGATTAGAAGGTTACAATGAGAAGGGTGATGATATAAATGAAGATGGTTCTTTAGCAAATGAAGTTTCCAGTATGGAAAATCATTTAGCTAGTTCAAGTATTGCTCCAGTTTTCAACTCTGAAAACCATGTTCAAGATGAAAAGCCTGGACCTGTAGAAGCATCCTTGTATAGTTTAGAAGTTGACAATGAGAAGGGTGACTCAGTTAGTTCTAATATAAGTTCGGGCTTCAATACTGGCATTCACAATCGAGGAGATGATTTAACTGTTGGGGATGGAATGTTGAACACAGCCTCAGAATCTGCTGATATTTTTCCAGTGGAGGAAAAGATCTTGCAAAACTTGCAGATTGAGGATAACAGTAATGCCGAAGACTTTACCTTGGAAAACAAAACTCTGATTACTGAAAAACATCTCAACAGCTCAAACACGGACACAGATTTCAATTCAGATGAACCTAGTTCTGTTCCTGTAGATCTTTCAGCTTTATCTTTGGAGGAAAAGGTGGCAAATTTTATGCACTATGGACATCTAGATACAGTTGAAG ATGATTCCTATGGCATACTAAGTGAGACTGGTACTGAAAAAAGCCCGGAATATATTGAATGTGTGGATGCAGACAAAGTTCAAGCTGCGGCTTCTACCTCTGAGCACTCGGAAAATGTGCTCAGTGGAGGAAATGAGGCTATAACATTGAATGGGAGTACAACAAAATCTACAGAAGTTGTGGTTGCTGTAGCAGGGAACTGTTCTCTTAG AGATGAGAATTTATCAGCTGAAGAAGAAAGTGCTCAGTTCAATAATGATTGGGATAGTGAG ACTATCCGAAAGGGGAAGCCTGTTGGGATTAGTGAGCTTAAGTTCTTGCTG CATCAAAAGGAACAGGAATTATCTCGGCTGAGAGAGGAAATTGAGAAACAAAAG aaTGATTTGTCAGTTTTGCAAGCCAAAGCTGAAACAGAAATCAGTAAAGCCCAAAAACTCATTTTTGAAAAAGATGCAGAATTACAAGCTGCTGAAGAAACCCTTTCAGGACTAGTGGAG GTGGAGATAACATATTGTGGGGATGGTGAAACTGTGGAGGTAACTGGTACCTTTAATGGTTGGCATCATTGTATTAAAATGGATCAAGACCCTCAATCAACTGCTACGGATCCCTCTGGATCCAG GAAATCCAAACTTTGGTCAACAGTGCTGTGGCTTTATCCTGGGGTGTATGAG ATTAAATTTATCATTGATGGCCACTGGAAGATTGATCCAGATAGAGAAACAATTACCCAGGGCAACATATGTAACAACATTCTCCGAGTTGAAGGCTGA
- the LOC115709951 gene encoding protein PTST homolog 3, chloroplastic isoform X1: MAATLYHFPTFNSLHPYKLFFLNPNKRQELKLARYTQQNPPHKRCRFRVSSVKKSRKMKDNVELCREIREFMAVVGLPESHVPTMKDFSQRGRSDLAYIVRRRGYKVIGELLASSNKTDSEGFILEKRGNETKDAVDGDGEVKDEEDSVVFGDFPSSIEASVEGNCSSSLVMDVNANSDDYYHVPVEGLEGYNEKGDDINEDGSLANEVSSMENHLASSSIAPVFNSENHVQDEKPGPVEASLYSLEVDNEKGDSVSSNISSGFNTGIHNRGDDLTVGDGMLNTASESADIFPVEEKILQNLQIEDNSNAEDFTLENKTLITEKHLNSSNTDTDFNSDEPSSVPVDLSALSLEEKVANFMHYGHLDTVEDDSYGILSETGTEKSPEYIECVDADKVQAAASTSEHSENVLSGGNEAITLNGSTTKSTEVVVAVAGNCSLRDENLSAEEESAQFNNDWDSETIRKGKPVGISELKFLLHQKEQELSRLREEIEKQKNDLSVLQAKAETEISKAQKLIFEKDAELQAAEETLSGLVEVEITYCGDGETVEVTGTFNGWHHCIKMDQDPQSTATDPSGSRKSKLWSTVLWLYPGVYEIKFIIDGHWKIDPDRETITQGNICNNILRVEG; encoded by the exons ATGGCAGCCACCCTTTACCACTTCCCAACCTTTAACTCTCTTCacccgtataaactcttcttcTTGAACCCAAATAAACGGCAAGAACTGAAGCTAGCCCGGTACACCCAACAAAACCCACCTCACAAACGCTGCAGATTTCGAGTATCTTCTGTTAAGAAATCCAG AAAAATGAAAGACAATGTGGAGCTCTGCAGAGAAATACGAGAGTTTATGGCTGTGGTTGGACTACCGGAGAGTCATGTACCCACCATGAAAGATTTTTCCCAGCGTGGAAG GAGTGATCTTGCATACATTGTTAGGCGAAGAGGGTATAAAGTGATTGGAGAGCTTCTTGCAAGTTCAAATAAAACAGATTCTGAAGGGTTTATTTTGGAGAAAAGGGGAAATGAAACTAAAGATGCAGTAGATGGTGATGGTGAAGTTAAG GATGAGGAGGACAGCGTTGTGTTTGGAGATTTTCCATCATCAATTGAAGCTTCTGTGGAGGGAAACTGTTCTAGCAGTTTGGTTATGGATGTAAATGCCAATTCAGATGACTATTATCATGTGCCTGTAGAAGGATTAGAAGGTTACAATGAGAAGGGTGATGATATAAATGAAGATGGTTCTTTAGCAAATGAAGTTTCCAGTATGGAAAATCATTTAGCTAGTTCAAGTATTGCTCCAGTTTTCAACTCTGAAAACCATGTTCAAGATGAAAAGCCTGGACCTGTAGAAGCATCCTTGTATAGTTTAGAAGTTGACAATGAGAAGGGTGACTCAGTTAGTTCTAATATAAGTTCGGGCTTCAATACTGGCATTCACAATCGAGGAGATGATTTAACTGTTGGGGATGGAATGTTGAACACAGCCTCAGAATCTGCTGATATTTTTCCAGTGGAGGAAAAGATCTTGCAAAACTTGCAGATTGAGGATAACAGTAATGCCGAAGACTTTACCTTGGAAAACAAAACTCTGATTACTGAAAAACATCTCAACAGCTCAAACACGGACACAGATTTCAATTCAGATGAACCTAGTTCTGTTCCTGTAGATCTTTCAGCTTTATCTTTGGAGGAAAAGGTGGCAAATTTTATGCACTATGGACATCTAGATACAGTTGAAG ATGATTCCTATGGCATACTAAGTGAGACTGGTACTGAAAAAAGCCCGGAATATATTGAATGTGTGGATGCAGACAAAGTTCAAGCTGCGGCTTCTACCTCTGAGCACTCGGAAAATGTGCTCAGTGGAGGAAATGAGGCTATAACATTGAATGGGAGTACAACAAAATCTACAGAAGTTGTGGTTGCTGTAGCAGGGAACTGTTCTCTTAG AGATGAGAATTTATCAGCTGAAGAAGAAAGTGCTCAGTTCAATAATGATTGGGATAGTGAG ACTATCCGAAAGGGGAAGCCTGTTGGGATTAGTGAGCTTAAGTTCTTGCTG CATCAAAAGGAACAGGAATTATCTCGGCTGAGAGAGGAAATTGAGAAACAAAAG aaTGATTTGTCAGTTTTGCAAGCCAAAGCTGAAACAGAAATCAGTAAAGCCCAAAAACTCATTTTTGAAAAAGATGCAGAATTACAAGCTGCTGAAGAAACCCTTTCAGGACTAGTGGAG GTGGAGATAACATATTGTGGGGATGGTGAAACTGTGGAGGTAACTGGTACCTTTAATGGTTGGCATCATTGTATTAAAATGGATCAAGACCCTCAATCAACTGCTACGGATCCCTCTGGATCCAG GAAATCCAAACTTTGGTCAACAGTGCTGTGGCTTTATCCTGGGGTGTATGAG ATTAAATTTATCATTGATGGCCACTGGAAGATTGATCCAGATAGAGAAACAATTACCCAGGGCAACATATGTAACAACATTCTCCGAGTTGAAGGCTGA